One stretch of Chryseobacterium fluminis DNA includes these proteins:
- a CDS encoding S8 family serine peptidase: MKIKIFTLLLSLFMILGISAQSRYFYYYQGKKYFLKADRSSIAISTRTADASKTLKTKTPVVENFTRNSLVAADRKSLENNRTFYAEIESDAATDEKYAADIAEKNANPEVLIASPCFISAEGQKMGMSNNFYVKLKSKNDVGLLQELAAKNKVTVLGYNEYMPLWYTVEVTKNSVRASAMDMANLFFETGKFEIAEPEFMYHNLEATADPYFPNQWSLKNTGQYGAAYAGIDIKAEQAWTLSTGANVKTAIFDHGFEMNHPDLAANVFGTGYDAQTNTSPSVVRGDHGTACAGITGAVQNNNLGVSGVAPNTGLISISINLTFANTPQQLANGFNWATTNGVDVISNSWGGYAPSAIIENAITNALVNGRSGKGMVVVFAAGNEDNTSIRYPGIWDPRILVVGALSPCGQRKSYTSCDGESWGSCYGTQLDIMAPGVKMATTDRQGNNGYDSSNYTQTFNGTSSACPVIAGVAALILSVNPCLTGQQVRDIIEQTAQKVRTDLYAYASASGRANGTWHNQMGYGLVNAYAAVQRAKSMSGLAALDSAADIGLEPNPSANTWANIYQSPDIWNRLTNDNLNITHENPGYAGPGHNVMRFRVRNLGCATSAPSFAKLYWTMGSTGETWPESWNGTRLINGYSAGGELTIPYTGFNPSNSYATAQGFKIPPIAPGQEYIIDAKWTPVDPAIYGGHSDNVICFLGRITSANDPMFNENPGPNAPLEPNVVNNNNIVTRNARLVNLSGTFSKFSGFYFGNYFGYAMPFDIRLQLVKDSNTPFKSIGRTVIKLSDVIWDRWKESGMQGSGIDILNYNTHEVLVVDPSNVILRNIRLEADEYYPVTLSFSVANNGNGAPENYDFAATQIISDKPDEIYGTACHFLVSINQKDSNGTPYCDEKCRQAQAQSMIVQDLKLSPNPASDVATLEMNLLQDARMSIQIMDYNGKTLKTVSNGEGMRKGINKKSFSISELIDGVYVVSILANNEKRSVHLIVKH; encoded by the coding sequence ATGAAAATTAAAATTTTTACCCTCCTCTTATCGCTCTTTATGATACTGGGCATAAGTGCACAATCCCGGTATTTCTATTACTACCAGGGAAAAAAATATTTCCTAAAGGCAGACAGATCCTCAATAGCGATCTCCACCAGGACGGCAGATGCTTCGAAAACCCTTAAAACAAAAACCCCTGTCGTTGAAAATTTCACCAGAAACTCATTGGTGGCTGCTGACAGGAAATCTTTAGAAAACAACAGAACATTCTATGCAGAGATAGAAAGTGACGCTGCTACCGATGAAAAATATGCTGCTGACATTGCAGAAAAAAATGCCAACCCTGAAGTATTGATCGCATCACCTTGTTTTATAAGCGCTGAAGGCCAGAAAATGGGGATGTCCAATAACTTTTATGTAAAACTGAAGTCCAAAAATGATGTTGGATTATTACAGGAGCTTGCTGCCAAAAATAAGGTAACCGTTTTAGGATATAACGAATATATGCCCTTATGGTACACCGTAGAAGTAACTAAAAATTCTGTGCGGGCAAGTGCGATGGATATGGCTAATTTATTTTTTGAAACAGGAAAATTTGAAATTGCAGAGCCCGAATTTATGTATCATAACCTTGAGGCTACTGCCGATCCTTATTTTCCCAATCAATGGTCACTGAAAAATACAGGACAGTACGGAGCTGCCTATGCCGGAATCGACATTAAAGCAGAACAGGCATGGACTCTGTCTACCGGGGCCAATGTAAAAACCGCCATTTTCGATCACGGTTTTGAAATGAATCACCCTGATCTGGCAGCAAATGTATTTGGAACAGGATACGATGCACAGACCAACACCTCCCCTTCAGTGGTAAGAGGAGATCATGGCACTGCCTGCGCAGGAATTACGGGAGCAGTACAAAATAATAATCTTGGTGTGAGTGGTGTAGCGCCTAATACCGGGTTAATCTCTATCAGTATTAATCTTACGTTTGCGAACACTCCACAACAGCTCGCCAATGGTTTTAACTGGGCCACCACCAACGGAGTGGATGTCATCAGTAATTCATGGGGAGGTTATGCACCTTCCGCCATTATTGAAAATGCAATTACCAATGCTCTTGTCAACGGCAGAAGCGGCAAGGGTATGGTAGTCGTATTTGCAGCCGGTAATGAAGATAATACCAGTATCAGATATCCGGGAATATGGGATCCAAGAATTCTGGTAGTGGGCGCTTTAAGTCCCTGCGGACAAAGAAAGAGCTATACTTCCTGCGATGGAGAAAGTTGGGGAAGCTGCTATGGAACTCAGCTGGATATTATGGCTCCCGGGGTAAAAATGGCTACCACAGACAGACAGGGAAATAATGGATATGACTCGTCAAATTATACCCAGACTTTTAACGGTACTTCATCTGCCTGCCCGGTTATCGCAGGGGTTGCCGCATTAATCTTATCAGTGAATCCGTGTTTAACCGGCCAGCAGGTAAGAGATATTATAGAGCAGACGGCTCAAAAAGTAAGAACCGACCTTTATGCTTATGCATCTGCGTCCGGAAGAGCAAACGGAACCTGGCATAATCAAATGGGTTACGGATTGGTCAATGCATATGCCGCAGTGCAGAGAGCTAAATCCATGTCAGGCTTGGCAGCTCTTGACAGCGCAGCAGATATTGGATTGGAGCCCAATCCTTCAGCCAACACGTGGGCCAACATTTATCAAAGTCCTGATATCTGGAACAGATTAACCAATGATAACCTGAACATCACTCACGAAAATCCCGGATACGCAGGGCCTGGGCATAATGTCATGAGATTCAGAGTGCGTAATCTTGGATGTGCTACATCGGCTCCTAGTTTTGCTAAGCTGTATTGGACTATGGGCTCTACAGGAGAAACATGGCCGGAGTCATGGAACGGAACAAGACTGATTAACGGATATTCTGCCGGTGGTGAACTTACCATCCCGTACACAGGATTCAACCCTTCCAATTCATACGCAACCGCACAGGGATTTAAGATCCCTCCTATTGCACCGGGGCAGGAATATATTATTGATGCGAAATGGACACCGGTGGATCCGGCGATCTACGGAGGACATTCTGACAATGTCATCTGCTTCTTAGGAAGAATCACTTCTGCCAATGATCCGATGTTTAACGAAAATCCAGGGCCAAATGCTCCCCTTGAACCTAATGTGGTAAACAACAATAATATTGTAACCAGAAATGCAAGATTAGTAAACCTAAGCGGAACTTTCTCGAAATTCTCGGGATTCTACTTCGGAAACTATTTCGGATATGCCATGCCATTTGATATCCGTCTGCAATTGGTAAAAGATTCCAATACCCCGTTCAAATCAATAGGACGAACGGTTATTAAACTGAGTGATGTCATTTGGGACCGATGGAAAGAATCTGGAATGCAGGGAAGCGGAATTGACATCTTAAACTACAATACCCATGAGGTGCTGGTCGTAGATCCTTCCAATGTTATTCTAAGAAATATCCGCCTGGAAGCTGATGAATATTATCCGGTGACTTTAAGTTTCTCCGTGGCTAACAATGGTAACGGGGCGCCTGAAAACTATGATTTTGCAGCAACTCAGATTATTTCTGACAAACCGGACGAAATCTACGGAACAGCCTGTCACTTCCTGGTATCGATCAATCAGAAAGATTCTAACGGAACGCCTTACTGTGACGAGAAATGCAGACAGGCCCAGGCTCAGAGTATGATTGTTCAGGACCTAAAATTATCTCCAAACCCGGCATCTGATGTTGCTACATTGGAGATGAATCTGCTTCAGGACGCTAGAATGAGCATCCAGATCATGGATTACAACGGTAAAACCCTGAAAACAGTCAGTAACGGAGAAGGAATGAGAAAAGGGATCAATAAAAAATCATTCTCTATTTCTGAACTGATTGACGGAGTGTATGTAGTGAGCATTCTTGCTAATAACGAGAAAAGATCGGTACACCTGATTGTAAAACATTAA